A part of Mesoplodon densirostris isolate mMesDen1 chromosome 10, mMesDen1 primary haplotype, whole genome shotgun sequence genomic DNA contains:
- the LOC132497236 gene encoding histone H2B type 1-L-like — MPGLVKSLAPKKGSKKAVTKAQERDGKKRKCSRKESYSVYVYKVLNQGHPDPGIWCKAMGIMNLFVNDIWERIAGEASRLAHYNKHSTITSGEIQMAVRLLLPGELAKHAVSGGTKAVTKYTSSKYVYIHFSEPFHVFTIRAAH, encoded by the coding sequence ATGCCTGGACTAGTGAAGTCCCTGGCCCCGAAGAAGGGCTCCAAGAAGGCGGTGACCAAGGCCCaggaaagagatgggaagaagCGCAAGTGTAGCCGTAAGGAGAGCTACTCCGTGTACGTGTACAAGGTGCTGAATCAGGGCCATCCGGACCCCGGCATCTGGTGCAAGGCCATGGGCATCATGAACTTGTTCGTCAATGACATCTGGGAGCGCATCGCGGGAGAAGCGTCACGCCTGGCGCATTACAACAAGCACTCGACCATCACTTCCGGAGAAATCCAGATGGCCGTACGCCTGCTGCTGCCCGGGGAGCTGGCCAAGCACGCTGTGTCCGGGGGCACCAAGGCTGTCACCAAGTATACCAGCTCCAAGTATGTTTATATCCACTTTTCAGAGCCATTTCACGTTTTCACAATCAGAGCTGCGCACTAG